The genomic DNA CTGAAAGAGAGAAGATATCTGATCTGTTCGAAAGAGGGATCAAGAATAGTAAGGTATGCTCTGTAGTAACTGAATTGAATCCAAAGCTTTATTTCAGAACACTCTTTTGTTGTGCATTTGTCTTTATGAAATTATCAATTCTTAATGATGCACTTTCCTTTCATATAAAGATGTATCTTTACCAACCATTTATACAAGAAGTTTTGAATTCAAGATTATTGCATTCAACTTGATTATCATGGACAAGTACTTAAAGATGTTAGCTCAAGGGAGAgaaaaaatttatacttttatctaATAGTCAGGACAAACAAGACTTTGCATCAAGAGTCTTATATTGATTGTATCTAACTGTATTTACATTAGACTATGACAAGTTATTCACTCCTTTTAATGTTCCTCATGCTTTGAGAAACATTCAAGTTCAATAACATATAATGTCAATGAAATAATTCTCTCTCAGCCAATCCTAGAAACAAACACTATTTATACTGACATGATCAAATTATGTTTGAACATCAGTTCAAGCTTGAGGAGCGACTCCACCTCCCCTCCAAGTACTCCTCCATTGACATGTTCATCAAGGGTTCAATGCTATTGATCGATGAGGATACATCATCTATGTCTTGCAGCGCAAGATCAATATGAGCTTGCAAGTTTTTATGCTGGAGAATTGCCTCATCATCTAAGTCATCGACCTTTTCTGGTGCGTGAGCAACTTGCCTCGCCCATCGGACAACATCATCATCACCTTTGAGTAGCTTCAACACCTGATTGAGTCAGCAACACTTGCATCAGATGAGTGAACACATGGATTGTACAGGATTTAGATCAACAAAAGATGAATAGAGTAATGGCGTGGACAATGGATTCTTACAAGTTCCATTCGTGGCCGAGAATGAGGAGATCGTCTAATGCAGAGGAAGGCAACCAAGGCCATCCTCTCCAACTGAGACTTCACAAAACCAGTCCTTAAACATGGATCCACAAGCTCCTCCAGCTTTCCACCTTGTAGAATTGGCATGGCCTGTGATCATATTAGGATGTGATACAGATTAGCTAGATTTGTACCATGGAaagcattttaatatttagtaTTTTAAGAGGTATTCATATGCTTTTGTTTTTCAATTCTCTTGATAAGTTGAATACAAAGATTGCCTATATTTTTACGGATACACAAATTATATCATTGTTAGAGAGCATCCAATTATTCCTAGCAATTTATAGACGTACCCACATAACCAAGCTCTCCTGTCCCTTGGCCCCTGTATCAACAGACTTCCTTCCTGAGATTAGCTCAAGAAGCACCACACCAAATGCATAGATATCAATCTTTTCATTCACCTTCCCATGCATGAAGTATTCTGGAGCTAAATACCTGCAAACGAACAGTTAGTTAAACACTTCCTCATCATCATATCAACACTAGGCTCGCTATCTATCTCAAGCATTTCAAACCCGAATGTGCCGGCGACATCATTGCAAATCATTGGTGCTGCTGAGGCTGATGCCCACATCGCAAGCCCGAAATCGGACAACTGTTGGAAACAGGTCAGTCATCAGGCAACCTGATTATAGAACTGTTGGAGGCCACAACAAAGAGTTGCCTGGCTATACCTGTGGCTCAAAATCATCAGAGAGGAGGATGTTGGATGACTTGACATCTCGGTGGATCACCGACGGGGCATCGCCGTTGCTGTGCAAATAATCAAGAGCCGCCGCGACCCCCACTGCGACCTTGTACCTCTCAGCCCAGCCAATGGCATTCTTGTTAGAGTCCAATCCTGTTATCAAACATGGCACAGTGTGAGATTACAATGGAATGGAAGGCAATTCAAGCGAACTCATACCACATGTAAGCCTACCGTGAAGGTTGTCCTCTAAGCTACCTCTAGACAAGAAATTGTAGACCAGTGTGAGTTTATTGTTCTCGGAGCAGAATCCAACGAGTGAAACAATGTTCTTGTGTTTCATGGCCGTGACGATCTCAATCTCAGATGCGAATTCTTCCATAGCATGGTGGTCAGATGATTTCAAAACTTTGAGTGCCCATTCTTGGCCATCTGAAAAACTTCCTTTGTAGACATGGCTGCTGCCTCCTTTTCCAACTAGGTTTTCTGCAAAGCACAACTTATTCGGTTAGTTCATCGCCCCCCATCGAAACTCTGAACCTTCATAAAGATGTCAAGGAGTAGAGATGAACTCGGGGAGAATTCAGAGGTGATGCAAATGACATCCTCGTAGCTGAACACCCTGCAAACTGTGCCATACTTCTCTTGAAGGTGCACCAGCTCCTCGGGAACCCGGCTTTCAACTCTCGAATTGGCAGTAGGTTTATGCTGAGGATGTTCGATGGATCGCGGTGCTGATTGAGAAAGCAGTGCTGATCTGAGAAGGGGCCAACCCGGCTTGTCCTGGGAGGAGAAGTCCTCCAAAGACAGCAGAGACGGTTTGATCTTCTTCgtctcttcctcttccttatCGACTGTCAACGTTTGTGCAGGGGATGCTTCTCTCTTGAACAAAGCCTTGCCATTTTGCACGGCGAAAACAGAGCAGTCTCGGGGGAGCTTCTTCGCGCAGTACTTGGCAACAGATTTAGACGAACACCTGATCGAATGATGATGGATCGACTGAGTCAGCTCAAAAGAAACAATCTCGACTCCAAATAATATCTTATCATCGTTACCCAATGACATGGCTGCTCTTGGCGACGCCAAGAACCAGTTTGGTAGCTCCATGAGATATGAATTCCCGAACCAGCACCTTGGGGACAGAAGAACATCGGGCGATCTTCAGCTCCAAATCGATCTACGTACCAAGATCGTCAAGAAAAGTAAGCGAATGAATCATCAGACACAAAGATGAAACAGGGCAGGATCAGGAACCTGCTTGAGGCTACACAATCCATCGTACACGGACAGGAACCTGCTTGAGGCGTCCAAAGCTTCTGCTGCATGCGGAGACCGATCAAACTCCAAAAGATCGAAAGAAGAGACGTTTGGCAGAGGTCGAATGGTAtaccggcggcggcggcgggggaGGGGAGGACGTGGAGCGCGACGACGCGGTCGCCGGCGGCGGCAATCTTGACGAGGGCCCAAGTGAGCAGCTGGTGGCCGGCGGCGTCCATCTTGATGCCCACCACGACCGCCGCCGTCCTCTGCTCCTTCGTCTCCAtgatctctcctcttcctccttccatTTCTCCTCCCTTCTTTGCCTGAATTCTTGGCCTCATGGTGTGGGATTCTACATGTGATCAGGAGTCGCTGCGTGAAGCAACCGATGGGGGGAGGCTTCTCAGGCGAGCATAATATACGTGAAGCATGGGCTACAAGGAGCGATTCTGGTACGGTAAGAAAGGGCGGATCAGGCGCAATTTTTTAATCGCGGTCAAAGattgatcatatatatatatatatatatatttttaacgaAGAGATTGTGAATTTGTGATTGAGCACGGATAATAAATGGTGGCGTGGCTGCTATGCTGCTAGATTTTCTTTCAATCTCTCATTCTCTGTCGttgatctttctttttttttttctcttcctgcCATCAGAGTTGACCGATCAAAGCAAGAAAGACAAAATTCCTTTCAGAGTTCTATATCCTTATGATATTTTATATATCAGCTTACGTCGATGTCAACTAACCCTGACCAGTTCAATTATGAAAATTTTTGTATCAGTTCAGTATTTTTAGTCAAttatctattaaaaaaattatttattaattcgtTAAAGTTGAGACTTAATTGCTGAAGTTGAACCATTGTTTtggatattttttaattttttagttgaTATTTGATATCTTAtttacattgatcaatttgactaACCGACTAATCTAGTAGATCATTATCATTACTTGATAATCTTTAGTGAAATTGACCTTTTTTAAAGAACTTCAAAATCATGATAAGAGGAGGCATTTAGTATGTTTTCTCCTTTGGTTTTTCAAAAGAATCAAGGAACAAGTATTAtgaaaatctaaattattttgtGACGAGAATTGTGACTCGTGTGCTTGGTTTTTATTTCGGTACATTTAATTTATCGTCTCAACTTAGTtttattgttatttatttatttatatatatatttttattttagttgACATCATATATTCCATCTATATTaactaattttgaatttatattaactaattttgaaaatgatggaTCACTTATCATCTCAACGTTCTGGTCAATCATATATTAAGAagaatttatctattaatttaataaaattaggattcaaattttaaatatctGATAAATTGATAAGTGCTTTGTGCCACCATTGCTCTGACGGGatattaggttttttttttttttttactcttttGATTGGGGTAAAGGATACGTCTAATGATCTAATTAAGTTTGGACGAATGTAACCGTGGGCCATTTTCCCCtctgagtttttaattttttattaaaatttttagattctTGAACACGGCCAAACTTTGTACTCCCATTTATCTCCCTTTCCCCCATCTCCCAGGCAGTTGGCATCGCCGTCAAAATCGCCACCGCCACTGCCGGAGTGGTGGCGACGAAGCCGTGTAGGTCTCTACTGGTGCGGCCGGAGTGATAAAAGCAtatgtaaaatattaaaataggaattttgttgaattttttttttctaaattagcTTTTTTTAATCTAACTTGTCAAAGCAACTAATAAAACAGCTAGTTAAAAtcgaattaaaatattttttttaattaaaataacttaGTCTTAATTTTTCTACTCTTTTACAATAATATTTGAGTGAGTACTTCAAGGTAAAGTTAAAATttgtatttgaaaaaaataaaatggagTAGTTTTGGCAGCTCAAAGTGGAGTTTGGATCAATATTAGAGTAATTATAGTTAGTTAAAATCATAACATATCGCtcttatttgataaataattatattttttaaatgaaaaattaaaatataaccatcttttaataatttttttcaaataaaaaatatccTTTAAATTTTTATCCATGACAagttactaattttttaatcaatccaaACAAGCTTTCCTAAGTCTTTGGATTTTTATCCATGACAAGTTACTAATTTATGTTTTTGGATTTACTCAGATGAACATGAAAAGACCTCTCTCGATATATACACCTTTGAAACAGAAGAACACTCTTTAACATTTCAGCAAAATcttcaagaattgaagaaataaTCATAAAGATCTACATTTGTGTTTAATTTATCCATTTGAACTTTAAGAACCTCTAGAATTCCATAAATTTCTTTCCTAAATGGGTGtcttttatcttttgccagaAACACATGAGCCTTGCTTCCTATTTCTATCCAACTGTACCCTGGTTGCTTGATCACACCTCTCGTCCTCATTAGCCTCCGGACCCGTAAAACGTCTCGCCATCTCTTCTTCTCGGCGTACATGTTCGATAGAAGAACATACGGCCCCGAATTGCTCGGGTCGAGTTCGAACAGCTTGTTTGCCGCCCATTCTCCAATCTCGACGTCACAATGCATCCTACATGCGGCGAGCAAAGAAGCCCATAGCACAGAATCAGGAGCCATTGGCATCTCACTTATGATCTTCACCACCTCTTCGAGATGCCCTGCTCGGCCTAGCAGATCGACCATGCACGTGTAGTGACCGTTCGACGGAATCAGACTATATTCATCGGTCATCGAATGGA from Zingiber officinale cultivar Zhangliang chromosome 4A, Zo_v1.1, whole genome shotgun sequence includes the following:
- the LOC121973847 gene encoding serine/threonine-protein kinase CDG1-like isoform X2, which translates into the protein MRPRIQAKKGGEMEGGRGEIMETKEQRTAAVVVGIKMDAAGHQLLTWALVKIAAAGDRVVALHVLPSPAAAAEALDASSRFLSVYDGLCSLKQIDLELKIARCSSVPKVLVREFISHGATKLVLGVAKSSHVIGCSSKSVAKYCAKKLPRDCSVFAVQNGKALFKREASPAQTLTVDKEEEETKKIKPSLLSLEDFSSQDKPGWPLLRSALLSQSAPRSIEHPQHKPTANSRVESRVPEELVHLQEKYGTVCRVFSYEDVICITSEFSPKNLVGKGGSSHVYKGSFSDGQEWALKVLKSSDHHAMEEFASEIEIVTAMKHKNIVSLVGFCSENNKLTLVYNFLSRGSLEDNLHGLDSNKNAIGWAERYKVAVGVAAALDYLHSNGDAPSVIHRDVKSSNILLSDDFEPQLSDFGLAMWASASAAPMICNDVAGTFGYLAPEYFMHGKVNEKIDIYAFGVVLLELISGRKSVDTGAKGQESLVMWAMPILQGGKLEELVDPCLRTGFVKSQLERMALVAFLCIRRSPHSRPRMELVLKLLKGDDDVVRWARQVAHAPEKVDDLDDEAILQHKNLQAHIDLALQDIDDVSSSINSIEPLMNMSMEEYLEGRWSRSSSLN
- the LOC121973847 gene encoding serine/threonine-protein kinase CDG1-like isoform X1 translates to MRPRIQAKKGGEMEGGRGEIMETKEQRTAAVVVGIKMDAAGHQLLTWALVKIAAAGDRVVALHVLPSPAAAAAEALDASSRFLSVYDGLCSLKQIDLELKIARCSSVPKVLVREFISHGATKLVLGVAKSSHVIGCSSKSVAKYCAKKLPRDCSVFAVQNGKALFKREASPAQTLTVDKEEEETKKIKPSLLSLEDFSSQDKPGWPLLRSALLSQSAPRSIEHPQHKPTANSRVESRVPEELVHLQEKYGTVCRVFSYEDVICITSEFSPKNLVGKGGSSHVYKGSFSDGQEWALKVLKSSDHHAMEEFASEIEIVTAMKHKNIVSLVGFCSENNKLTLVYNFLSRGSLEDNLHGLDSNKNAIGWAERYKVAVGVAAALDYLHSNGDAPSVIHRDVKSSNILLSDDFEPQLSDFGLAMWASASAAPMICNDVAGTFGYLAPEYFMHGKVNEKIDIYAFGVVLLELISGRKSVDTGAKGQESLVMWAMPILQGGKLEELVDPCLRTGFVKSQLERMALVAFLCIRRSPHSRPRMELVLKLLKGDDDVVRWARQVAHAPEKVDDLDDEAILQHKNLQAHIDLALQDIDDVSSSINSIEPLMNMSMEEYLEGRWSRSSSLN